In the genome of Notamacropus eugenii isolate mMacEug1 chromosome 5, mMacEug1.pri_v2, whole genome shotgun sequence, one region contains:
- the LOC140508259 gene encoding vomeronasal type-1 receptor 1-like, translating into MIPLDRLLGVVIFFQTGIGVQGNLFLMYLFSFLFFTGQRLRPIDLIFTQLALANSLLLLSKGVVQGLAALGLKNILDDIGCKIVFYLHRVGRGVSLSATCLLSGFQAIVISPHEPRWIKLKVRVPRYIIPSLLLCWIFHILQNIVILVKLEGPRDTGNTSETKDYGYCSVNVTTDISESLHALVISLPDAVCMTSISFTTGYKVYLLYKHHKRVQQVHTDSVSHRAFPETRATQMILLLVGTFVTFYLLNSILTGCMHSITLKPWIVHSSAFLAACFPMVSPFVLIKSDPQIMKYYRVVQGRKSPHTE; encoded by the coding sequence ATGATTCCTCTGGACAGGCTCTTGggtgttgtcattttcttccagACAGGAATTGGAGTTCAGGGAAACTTATTCCTAATGTatctcttcagcttccttttcttcaCTGGCCAGAGGCTGAGGCCCATAGATCTGATTTTCACTCAGCTTGCTCTGGCCAACTCTTTGCTGCTTCTCTCCAAGGGTGTTGTGCAGGGTTTGGCAGCTTTGGGTCTCAAGAATATTCTGGATGATATTGGCTGTAAAATTGTCTTCTACCTTCACAGAGTAGGTCGTGGTGTTTCCCTCAGCGCAACCTGCCTCCTGAGTGGTTTTCAGGCCATTGTCATCAGTCCCCACGAACCCAGGTGGATCAAGCTTAAAGTCAGAGTCCCAAGGTACAttattccctctcttctcctctgctgGATTTTCCATATACTGCAAAATATTGTTATTCTTGTGAAACTTGAAGGACCAAGGGACACTGGAAACACCTCAGAAACAAAAGACTATGGATACTGCTCTGTTAATGTCACTACTGATATTAGTGAGTCACTCCATGCACTTGTGATCTCCCTCCCTGACGCTGTGTGTATGACCTCCATCAGCTTTACCACTGGCTACAAGGTTTACCTCCTGTACAAGCACCACAAGAGAGTTCAGCAGGTTCACACTGACAGTGTTTCCCATAGAGCCTTCCCTGAGACCAGAGCCACCCAAATGATCCTATTGCTAGTGGGCACCTTTGTCACCTTTTACTTACTCAATTCCATCTTGACAGGATGTATGCATTCCATTACCCTTAAACCCTGGATAGTGCATAGCTCTGCCTTCTTGGCTGCCTGTTTTCCAATGGTTAGCCCCTTTGTGCTGATCAAAAGTGACCCACAAATCATGAAGTACTACAGGGTTGTTCAGGGTAGGAAAAGTCCACATACCGAGTGA